Proteins from a genomic interval of Youhaiella tibetensis:
- a CDS encoding aminoglycoside adenylyltransferase domain-containing protein encodes MLKEAETVSSIASQIFGQDLVGVYLYGSGASGALKPLSDIDLLVVVERPMFAETRLSLAASLLRTSGRYPNLPGEPRCLELSVVLKSELAEPSYPGRCEFLYGEWLRADFERGLVPEPFLDPGVTLMLAQARLESVAIKGPELSDVLTPIPAQHVRGAMRDAIPSLVSGLQGDERNVLLTLARMWRTAATGEFVSKDAAVSWVAPLVPIEIGETLGVAAEAYLGKAVDDWSARAVEAQKASDHLEGKLLDLL; translated from the coding sequence ATGCTCAAAGAAGCGGAGACCGTGAGTTCGATCGCGTCTCAAATCTTTGGACAAGACCTGGTTGGTGTCTATCTATATGGATCAGGTGCCTCGGGCGCATTGAAGCCATTAAGCGACATCGACCTTTTGGTCGTCGTCGAACGTCCAATGTTTGCTGAAACACGGCTAAGTCTCGCGGCATCGTTGCTCCGGACATCGGGCCGCTACCCAAACCTGCCCGGTGAACCACGGTGCCTTGAGCTCTCCGTTGTCCTCAAGTCTGAGCTTGCGGAGCCGAGCTATCCGGGGCGATGCGAGTTTCTATACGGGGAGTGGTTGCGCGCTGACTTCGAGCGGGGACTCGTTCCTGAGCCATTTTTGGATCCTGGTGTGACCCTGATGCTCGCTCAGGCTCGGCTAGAGTCCGTGGCGATAAAAGGCCCCGAACTGTCAGACGTCCTAACTCCAATTCCAGCCCAACACGTTCGCGGAGCGATGCGGGACGCCATTCCCTCTTTGGTAAGCGGTTTACAGGGCGATGAACGAAACGTCCTGCTCACGCTGGCTCGGATGTGGCGGACTGCTGCAACTGGGGAGTTCGTCAGTAAGGACGCGGCCGTTAGCTGGGTGGCCCCACTCGTGCCGATTGAAATCGGCGAGACTCTAGGTGTCGCGGCGGAAGCCTACTTGGGCAAGGCAGTAGATGATTGGTCTGCTCGCGCAGTGGAAGCACAGAAAGCATCGGACCACCTCGAAGGAAAGCTGTTGGACCTGCTATAA
- a CDS encoding MDR family MFS transporter has protein sequence MARAPAAPEHLSPPTLVVRNKAMLTVAIMLATVMQVLDTTIANVALPHMAASLNAAQDEINWVLTSYIVAAAIATPLTGWFSDRLGRKNVMIIAIVGFTVASLLCGVATSLPQMVAFRVMQGICGAVIAPLAQSIMLDINPREKLGQAMAIYGAGIMVGPIIGPTLGGWLTESFNWRAVFLVNLPVGIVAALAMIVFMPKSDTKDRPFDFFGFAMLGIAVGALQLLLDRGQQVDWFNSIETWIYVGLAISGVWVFIVHCATAEKPFIDLAMFKDRNFSMGLVFIFIVGITLFSGLALLPPLLQNLMGYPVIDTGLIMAPRGFGTMFSMILVGRLVSRVDPRLLVLSGTLLMAGSLYWMTGFDISMGTGPIIWSGVLQGVGMGLVFVPLTTLTFVTTKPEHRLDATSMFSLVRNVGSGVGISVVTTVLAQMNQVNHAELAERISLNSQPVRDLLSVPSTPGLMKSILNSLVSQQSAMLAYLDDFQLMLWITLASIPIIFLLRRPKAQVKVDPTHISE, from the coding sequence ATGGCACGCGCTCCGGCAGCACCCGAGCACTTGAGCCCCCCGACGCTCGTCGTCCGGAACAAGGCCATGCTCACCGTCGCGATCATGCTCGCGACGGTCATGCAGGTGCTCGACACCACCATCGCCAATGTCGCCCTGCCGCACATGGCGGCCAGCCTCAATGCGGCCCAGGACGAGATCAACTGGGTCCTCACCTCCTATATCGTGGCGGCGGCGATCGCCACGCCGCTCACCGGCTGGTTCTCGGACCGGCTGGGGCGCAAGAACGTGATGATCATCGCCATCGTGGGCTTCACGGTGGCCTCGCTACTCTGCGGGGTGGCGACCAGCCTGCCGCAGATGGTGGCGTTCCGCGTGATGCAGGGTATCTGCGGCGCCGTGATCGCGCCGCTGGCGCAATCGATCATGCTCGACATCAACCCGCGCGAAAAGCTCGGGCAGGCCATGGCCATCTATGGCGCCGGCATCATGGTGGGGCCGATCATCGGGCCGACCCTGGGCGGGTGGCTGACGGAGAGCTTCAACTGGCGCGCCGTGTTCCTGGTGAACCTGCCGGTCGGCATCGTCGCCGCCCTGGCCATGATCGTGTTCATGCCCAAGAGCGACACCAAGGACCGCCCGTTCGACTTCTTCGGCTTCGCCATGCTGGGCATCGCGGTAGGCGCGCTCCAGCTCCTGCTCGACCGCGGGCAGCAGGTGGACTGGTTCAACTCGATCGAGACCTGGATCTATGTGGGCCTGGCCATCTCGGGCGTGTGGGTGTTCATCGTCCACTGCGCCACGGCCGAAAAGCCGTTCATCGACCTGGCGATGTTCAAGGACCGCAACTTCTCGATGGGGCTGGTCTTCATCTTCATCGTGGGCATCACGCTGTTCTCGGGCCTGGCGCTGCTGCCCCCGCTGCTGCAGAACCTGATGGGCTATCCGGTGATCGACACGGGCCTGATCATGGCGCCGCGCGGCTTCGGCACCATGTTCTCGATGATCCTGGTGGGCCGGCTGGTGTCGCGGGTCGATCCGCGCCTGCTCGTGCTCTCGGGCACGCTGCTGATGGCCGGCTCGCTCTACTGGATGACGGGCTTCGACATCTCCATGGGCACCGGCCCCATCATCTGGAGCGGCGTGCTGCAGGGCGTGGGCATGGGCCTGGTGTTCGTGCCGCTGACGACGCTGACATTCGTGACCACCAAGCCGGAACACCGGCTGGACGCCACCTCGATGTTCTCGCTGGTGCGCAACGTGGGCTCGGGCGTGGGCATCTCGGTGGTGACCACGGTGCTGGCGCAGATGAACCAGGTGAACCATGCCGAGCTGGCCGAGCGCATCTCGCTCAACTCCCAGCCGGTGCGGGACCTGCTGAGCGTGCCGAGCACGCCGGGGCTGATGAAGTCGATCCTCAACAGCCTGGTCAGCCAGCAATCGGCGATGCTGGCCTATCTCGACGACTTCCAGCTGATGCTCTGGATCACGCTGGCGTCGATCCCGATCATCTTCCTGCTGCGCCGGCCCAAGGCGCAGGTGAAGGTCGATCCGACCCACATCTCCGAATAA
- a CDS encoding HlyD family secretion protein — translation MNARVETPKPGEAEPVTNPAQAAAATAAPAATPAAPPAKPKNKGRRYLLMFGLPVILAVGGGYFYLTGGRYIDTDNAYVQQSKVSISPDIAGRVVSVSVHENQAVKAGDTLFKLDPEPFQIALDQANAALASARVNVEQLRVAYGTAQAKLASAQATLEIRQRELDRQSSLAGKGVSTAATVDDTTLAFQTAQSAVTLAQQEVANATAALGGDPEIKTEDHPAVRTALAAKENAERNLAKTTVVAPANGIVSQVASLNVGQFVGAGTTIASLVETGDTWVQANFKETQLADLIAGQPAEITVDAYPGLKLKGHVDSIGAATGAEFALIPAQNATGNWIKVVQRIPVKIRVDEDSADVLRTGMSAVVAVDTGKSTLDKML, via the coding sequence ATGAACGCCCGTGTTGAAACGCCCAAGCCCGGCGAAGCCGAACCGGTGACCAATCCCGCACAGGCCGCCGCCGCGACCGCTGCCCCTGCCGCTACTCCCGCTGCCCCGCCGGCCAAGCCCAAGAACAAGGGCCGCCGGTATCTGCTCATGTTCGGCCTGCCGGTGATCCTGGCGGTCGGCGGTGGCTATTTCTACCTGACCGGCGGCCGCTACATCGACACGGACAATGCCTATGTGCAGCAGTCCAAGGTGTCGATCTCGCCCGATATCGCGGGCCGCGTCGTTTCGGTGTCGGTGCACGAAAACCAGGCGGTCAAGGCGGGCGACACGCTCTTCAAGCTCGATCCCGAACCCTTCCAGATCGCGCTCGACCAGGCCAATGCGGCCCTGGCCTCGGCCCGCGTCAATGTCGAGCAGCTGCGCGTCGCCTATGGCACGGCGCAGGCCAAGCTCGCCTCGGCCCAGGCAACCCTCGAGATCCGCCAGCGCGAACTGGACCGCCAGAGCAGCCTGGCCGGCAAGGGCGTTTCGACCGCCGCAACGGTCGATGACACCACCCTCGCCTTCCAGACGGCGCAGTCGGCGGTGACCCTGGCCCAGCAGGAAGTGGCCAATGCCACCGCAGCGCTCGGGGGCGATCCGGAAATCAAGACCGAAGACCACCCGGCCGTGCGCACCGCGCTCGCCGCCAAGGAAAATGCCGAGCGCAACCTCGCCAAGACCACGGTCGTGGCGCCGGCCAACGGCATCGTGAGCCAGGTGGCCAGCCTCAATGTCGGCCAGTTCGTGGGCGCCGGCACCACCATCGCCAGCCTGGTCGAGACCGGCGACACGTGGGTCCAGGCCAATTTCAAGGAAACCCAGCTCGCCGACCTCATCGCCGGACAGCCGGCCGAGATCACGGTGGACGCCTATCCGGGCCTCAAGCTCAAGGGCCACGTGGACAGCATCGGGGCCGCCACCGGCGCCGAATTTGCGCTGATCCCGGCCCAGAACGCCACGGGCAACTGGATCAAGGTGGTGCAGCGCATCCCGGTCAAGATCCGCGTGGACGAGGATTCGGCCGACGTGCTGCGCACCGGCATGAGCGCGGTAGTGGCCGTGGATACCGGCAAGTCAACCCTGGACAAGATGCTCTAA
- a CDS encoding MarR family winged helix-turn-helix transcriptional regulator, which translates to MPGTSTYAPLGYLLHDVARLMRRRFDEHARNHQLTLPQWRALAQLAHSDSLSQVTLAGLVEADPMTLSGIIDRMEAKNLVERVPDPDDNRAKLIRLTPEGRALVEQMKELAGPIRDRAMAGISDQDIEATIRTLSRIRENLNSQPVPVKEMQ; encoded by the coding sequence ATGCCCGGAACGTCCACCTACGCCCCGTTGGGTTACCTGCTCCACGACGTCGCGCGCCTCATGCGCCGCCGGTTCGACGAGCATGCCCGCAACCACCAGCTCACCCTGCCGCAATGGCGGGCGCTGGCGCAGCTGGCCCACAGCGACAGCCTTTCGCAGGTGACGCTGGCCGGACTGGTCGAGGCCGATCCCATGACCCTGAGCGGCATCATTGACCGCATGGAAGCAAAGAACCTGGTCGAGCGCGTGCCCGACCCGGACGACAATCGCGCCAAGCTCATCCGCCTCACGCCCGAGGGCCGCGCCCTGGTCGAACAGATGAAAGAGCTTGCCGGCCCCATCCGCGACCGCGCCATGGCCGGCATAAGCGACCAAGACATTGAAGCGACCATCCGGACCCTGAGCCGGATCCGCGAAAACCTGAACTCCCAGCCCGTGCCTGTGAAGGAAATGCAATAA
- a CDS encoding LuxR family transcriptional regulator, with translation MDESVMAAAMAIQSSNSLQVISEIAEKFAQRHEVDKFAVAYVKQDGMEATEFVPLSNISTEFLAHYAERDYFLLDPLAQYCLRTTTPFIWEETLALRDQTPIVRRIYSEAAEFGMPNGMTMPVRGFEGLRGSVTFAGERSKFGAKEKVELEILGLVLHARVGELCHDIMTRAQTLRLTEREQETLRWAALGKTSDDIADILGLTKRTVDQHFENAARKLGTVNRVQTVVKAFRHNLITL, from the coding sequence ATGGACGAGAGCGTCATGGCCGCCGCGATGGCCATACAATCGAGCAACAGCCTTCAGGTCATCTCGGAGATTGCCGAAAAGTTCGCGCAACGCCACGAAGTGGATAAATTCGCGGTCGCCTACGTCAAGCAGGACGGGATGGAGGCAACCGAGTTCGTGCCGCTCTCCAATATCTCGACCGAGTTCCTGGCCCATTACGCCGAACGCGACTACTTCCTGCTCGATCCGCTGGCGCAATATTGCCTGCGCACGACGACGCCCTTCATCTGGGAAGAAACGCTGGCCCTGCGCGACCAGACACCGATCGTCAGGCGCATCTATTCGGAAGCCGCCGAGTTCGGAATGCCCAATGGCATGACCATGCCCGTGCGCGGGTTCGAGGGGCTGCGGGGCAGCGTGACCTTTGCGGGGGAGCGCTCCAAGTTCGGCGCCAAGGAAAAGGTGGAACTGGAAATCCTCGGGCTCGTGCTGCATGCGCGGGTGGGCGAGTTGTGTCACGACATCATGACCAGGGCCCAGACGCTGCGGCTGACCGAGCGCGAGCAGGAAACGCTCAGATGGGCGGCACTGGGCAAGACGTCGGACGATATCGCCGACATCCTGGGGCTCACCAAGCGCACGGTGGACCAGCATTTCGAGAACGCGGCGCGCAAGCTGGGGACGGTCAACCGCGTCCAGACGGTGGTCAAGGCCTTCCGGCACAACCTGATCACGCTCTAG
- a CDS encoding glycosyltransferase, producing the protein MAELAELLAHVTGRTHEQGERIAAAARALGVDPLEFCAQRFGLGTRLTWERAAHWAGLAFSPECPASVLVAETPSRLDALAEVRTCRARVFDREIVMAAPSAGQFVSLRASLGRKPELVHTMCVVPPPALRAALAGHHAEALMDEARQRLARRWPGSAADLDVTLTARLAFLAATLAILVMVLAAPFVLRPLLFPLTALLLVVPGVLRLAAGLPGAVAPPLETATRLADGELPVYSVLIPLRNEASMVPSLVRAMRALDYPAEKLDVKFVVEARSPATIEAVTRELGDPRFELVAVPDERPRTKPKAINYALPFVRGEHVVVFDAEDIPEPGQLRLAASLFAAHPEIDCLQAELLVDNADENWLTAMFAAEYAGQFGLMMPALSHWRLPMPLGGTSNHFSTRALRELGGWDAFNVTEDADLGVRLSRLRYRAATFASHTGEEAPITLGAWMAQRTRWMKGWMQTFIVHSRHPLAFIRDAGWRSFLAFEIYVGSLIVSALLHTAFLAIVCLRLAMGAPVFGEQFDIWGAVSVAALLTGYGGALFLMSAGVARLGRWHHLLLVPTLPIYWILHSAATLRAAHELVVRPFFWAKTEHGRTRVERQNAQLAMESAPKH; encoded by the coding sequence ATGGCAGAGCTGGCCGAACTACTGGCCCATGTCACCGGCAGGACGCACGAGCAGGGCGAGCGCATCGCCGCGGCAGCGCGGGCGCTCGGCGTCGACCCGCTCGAGTTCTGCGCGCAGCGCTTCGGGCTGGGGACACGTCTCACCTGGGAGCGCGCCGCGCACTGGGCGGGGTTGGCCTTTTCGCCGGAATGCCCGGCATCGGTGCTGGTGGCGGAGACACCCAGCCGGCTCGATGCGCTGGCCGAAGTGCGCACCTGCCGCGCCCGGGTCTTCGACCGCGAGATCGTGATGGCGGCGCCGAGCGCGGGGCAGTTCGTGTCGCTGCGGGCGAGCCTGGGGCGCAAGCCGGAACTGGTGCACACGATGTGCGTCGTCCCGCCCCCGGCGCTGCGCGCGGCGCTGGCGGGGCACCATGCCGAAGCGCTGATGGACGAAGCGCGCCAGCGCCTCGCGCGCCGGTGGCCGGGATCGGCGGCGGACCTCGACGTGACGCTGACGGCACGACTGGCGTTCCTCGCCGCCACGCTTGCGATCCTGGTGATGGTGCTGGCGGCGCCCTTCGTGCTGCGCCCCCTGCTCTTTCCGCTGACGGCGCTGCTGCTGGTGGTGCCCGGCGTGCTGCGCCTGGCGGCAGGATTGCCCGGGGCGGTGGCGCCGCCACTGGAGACAGCGACACGCCTGGCGGATGGGGAGCTGCCGGTCTATTCGGTGCTGATCCCCCTGCGCAACGAGGCCTCGATGGTGCCTTCGCTGGTGCGCGCGATGCGGGCGCTCGACTATCCGGCCGAAAAGCTCGACGTCAAATTCGTGGTCGAGGCGCGCAGCCCGGCGACGATAGAGGCGGTGACGCGCGAACTCGGCGACCCGCGGTTCGAGCTGGTCGCCGTGCCCGACGAACGCCCCCGCACCAAGCCCAAGGCCATCAACTACGCCCTGCCCTTCGTGCGGGGCGAGCACGTGGTGGTGTTCGATGCCGAGGATATTCCCGAGCCGGGGCAATTGCGGCTGGCGGCGAGCCTTTTCGCCGCGCATCCGGAGATCGATTGCCTCCAGGCCGAACTGCTGGTGGACAACGCCGACGAGAACTGGCTGACGGCCATGTTCGCGGCCGAATATGCTGGCCAGTTCGGCCTGATGATGCCGGCGCTCTCGCACTGGCGGCTGCCAATGCCGCTGGGCGGGACCAGCAACCATTTCAGCACCAGGGCGCTGCGCGAGCTGGGGGGATGGGACGCTTTCAACGTCACCGAGGACGCGGACCTCGGGGTGCGCCTTTCACGCCTGCGCTACCGGGCGGCGACCTTCGCCTCGCACACGGGCGAAGAGGCGCCGATCACGCTCGGGGCCTGGATGGCGCAGCGCACGCGCTGGATGAAGGGCTGGATGCAGACCTTCATCGTCCACTCGCGCCATCCGCTGGCGTTCATCCGCGATGCCGGCTGGCGCAGTTTCCTCGCCTTCGAAATCTATGTGGGGAGCCTCATCGTCTCGGCGCTGCTGCATACGGCGTTCCTCGCCATCGTCTGCCTGCGCCTGGCGATGGGCGCGCCGGTGTTCGGCGAGCAGTTCGACATCTGGGGGGCGGTTAGCGTGGCGGCGCTGCTGACCGGCTATGGCGGGGCGCTGTTCCTGATGAGCGCAGGGGTGGCGCGCCTGGGCCGGTGGCATCACCTGCTGCTGGTGCCGACCCTGCCAATCTACTGGATCCTGCATTCGGCGGCGACGCTGCGCGCGGCCCATGAACTGGTTGTGCGCCCGTTCTTCTGGGCCAAAACCGAGCACGGACGCACCCGCGTAGAACGACAGAATGCGCAACTTGCAATGGAGAGCGCCCCCAAGCACTAA
- a CDS encoding transporter substrate-binding domain-containing protein codes for MRILSILTAAVLALTVSMASGQTLPNHADPQARDIVPNLSAVPAIRFLTTADFPPFNYRDKNGQLVGFNIDLARGICAELNVACTIQSWPWDQAAKALADNQGDALIAGLALTPETGEEFDFSSIYLMLPGRFVTPRAAATNFEPATLAGKSVAVRKGSAHEEFVKRYLPTATPAEFDSETLALEAVREGKADAFFGDAMRASFWLNQNDGCCSFAGEPYFRPDLFGEGLAIAQPAGHDAVRRAIDYALVRLNRDGKLDEYYLRWFPVSFY; via the coding sequence ATGCGAATCCTGTCGATCCTCACCGCCGCCGTGCTGGCCCTCACCGTGTCGATGGCCTCAGGCCAGACGCTGCCCAATCATGCCGATCCCCAGGCGCGCGACATCGTCCCCAACCTTTCGGCCGTGCCGGCGATCCGCTTCCTCACCACCGCCGATTTCCCGCCCTTCAACTATCGCGACAAGAACGGCCAGCTGGTCGGCTTCAATATCGATCTGGCGCGCGGCATCTGCGCCGAACTCAACGTTGCCTGCACCATCCAGTCCTGGCCGTGGGATCAGGCCGCCAAGGCGCTGGCCGACAACCAGGGCGATGCGCTCATTGCCGGCTTGGCCCTGACGCCCGAGACCGGCGAGGAATTCGATTTCTCCTCGATCTACCTCATGCTGCCCGGACGGTTCGTGACCCCGCGCGCCGCCGCGACGAACTTCGAGCCGGCGACGCTTGCCGGCAAGAGCGTCGCCGTCCGCAAGGGATCGGCCCATGAGGAGTTCGTGAAGCGCTACCTCCCCACCGCCACCCCGGCCGAGTTCGACAGCGAGACGCTCGCGCTCGAGGCGGTGCGCGAGGGCAAGGCCGACGCGTTTTTCGGTGACGCGATGCGCGCCTCGTTCTGGCTCAACCAGAACGATGGCTGCTGCAGTTTCGCCGGCGAGCCCTACTTCCGGCCGGACCTGTTCGGGGAGGGGCTGGCCATCGCCCAGCCCGCAGGGCACGACGCCGTGCGCAGGGCCATCGATTACGCCCTGGTGCGCCTCAACCGCGACGGCAAGCTCGACGAGTACTACCTCAGGTGGTTCCCGGTCAGCTTCTACTGA
- a CDS encoding lysine--tRNA ligase, translating into MPPAPLPELDPALYDAAQNARAWPFEEARKLVARIEKSGKTEVLFETGYGPSGLPHIGTFGEVARTTMVRTAFRLLTRDQIKTRLLCFSDDMDGMRKIPENVPSRAFLEPYLQMPLTSVPDPWTNEYASFGEHNNAMLRRFLDTFGFNYEFASATEYYKSGKFDEVLLRAAERYDDIMGVMLPTLGAERQETYSIFLPISPISGRVLYVPMKEVDAKAGTVTFVGEDGRDTTVPVTGGHVKLQWKPDFGMRWAALGVDFEMFGKDHQTNAPIYDRICEILGGKAPEHYVYELFLDDQGQKISKSKGNGLTIDEWLTYASPESLGLFMFQKPRTAKRLYFDVIPRAVDDYFAFVSSYQKQDEAARLENPAYHVHFGHPPAAEMPVTFSLLMNLVSAANAEDPSVLWGFISRYVEGATPQTHPALDQLATYAVRYFNDFVKPTKVFREPTDKERAALQDLADGLAPMEGSTDAEALQNLVYEVGKNHQFEPLRDWFTAIYQVLLGADQGPRFGSFIALYGVAETRRLIADALAGKLVKAA; encoded by the coding sequence TTGCCGCCCGCCCCGCTCCCAGAACTCGACCCCGCGTTGTACGACGCTGCCCAGAACGCCCGTGCCTGGCCGTTCGAGGAAGCGCGCAAACTGGTGGCGCGGATCGAGAAATCGGGGAAGACGGAGGTGCTGTTCGAGACCGGCTATGGTCCCTCGGGCCTGCCCCATATCGGCACGTTCGGCGAAGTGGCCCGCACCACCATGGTGCGCACGGCCTTCCGCCTGCTGACGCGCGACCAGATCAAGACGCGGCTGCTGTGCTTCTCGGACGACATGGACGGGATGCGCAAGATCCCGGAGAACGTGCCGAGCCGCGCGTTCCTCGAGCCTTACCTGCAGATGCCGCTGACCTCGGTCCCCGATCCCTGGACCAACGAGTATGCGAGCTTCGGCGAGCATAACAATGCGATGCTGCGCCGGTTCCTGGATACGTTCGGGTTCAACTACGAATTCGCCAGCGCCACCGAATACTACAAGTCCGGCAAGTTCGACGAAGTGCTGCTGCGCGCCGCCGAACGCTATGACGACATCATGGGCGTGATGCTGCCGACGCTGGGCGCGGAGCGCCAGGAGACCTATTCGATCTTCCTGCCGATCTCGCCGATCAGCGGGCGGGTGCTCTACGTGCCGATGAAGGAAGTGGACGCCAAGGCGGGCACGGTGACGTTTGTGGGCGAAGACGGCCGCGACACCACGGTGCCGGTGACGGGCGGACATGTGAAGCTGCAGTGGAAGCCGGACTTCGGCATGCGCTGGGCCGCACTCGGGGTCGACTTCGAGATGTTCGGCAAGGACCACCAGACCAATGCGCCGATCTACGACCGCATCTGCGAGATCCTGGGCGGGAAGGCGCCGGAGCACTACGTCTACGAGCTCTTCCTCGACGACCAGGGCCAGAAGATTTCCAAGTCCAAGGGCAACGGCCTGACGATCGACGAGTGGCTGACCTATGCCTCCCCGGAGAGCCTGGGGCTGTTCATGTTCCAGAAGCCGCGCACGGCAAAGCGGCTCTATTTCGATGTCATCCCGCGCGCGGTGGACGACTATTTCGCGTTCGTGTCGTCCTACCAGAAGCAGGACGAGGCCGCGCGGCTGGAAAACCCGGCCTATCACGTGCATTTCGGCCACCCGCCGGCGGCCGAGATGCCGGTGACGTTCTCGCTGCTGATGAACCTGGTGTCCGCCGCCAATGCCGAGGACCCGTCGGTGCTCTGGGGGTTCATCTCGCGCTATGTCGAGGGCGCGACGCCCCAGACGCATCCGGCGCTCGACCAGCTGGCGACCTATGCGGTCCGCTACTTCAACGACTTCGTCAAGCCGACCAAGGTGTTCCGCGAGCCGACCGACAAGGAGCGCGCCGCGCTCCAGGACCTGGCCGACGGACTGGCGCCGATGGAAGGCTCGACCGATGCCGAGGCATTGCAGAACCTCGTCTACGAAGTGGGCAAGAACCATCAGTTCGAGCCGCTGCGCGACTGGTTCACCGCGATCTACCAGGTGCTGCTCGGCGCAGACCAGGGGCCGCGCTTCGGCTCGTTCATCGCGCTCTACGGCGTGGCCGAGACGCGCCGGCTGATCGCCGACGCCCTGGCCGGCAAGCTGGTCAAGGCCGCCTGA
- a CDS encoding tellurite resistance TerB family protein yields the protein MALSTQDALIYLMIVSAWSDTAMSEVELQRIEDQILRLPVFAGFDTERLEEVANSCVDTLNGPQGLDGVLDAAVAAIPHRLQDTAYALAVEIAASDLRLEQEELRYLEMVRDRLEIDRLTTAAIEASARARYRRAH from the coding sequence ATGGCCCTCTCCACCCAAGACGCCCTGATCTATCTGATGATCGTTTCGGCCTGGTCCGATACCGCCATGAGCGAGGTGGAGCTGCAGCGCATCGAGGATCAGATCCTGCGTCTGCCGGTGTTCGCCGGCTTCGATACCGAGCGGCTCGAAGAGGTCGCCAATTCTTGCGTGGATACCCTGAACGGCCCGCAGGGGCTCGACGGCGTGCTCGATGCCGCCGTGGCCGCCATTCCGCACCGCCTCCAGGATACCGCCTATGCGCTGGCTGTCGAAATCGCCGCCTCCGACCTCAGGCTCGAACAGGAAGAGCTGCGCTATCTCGAAATGGTCCGCGACCGGCTCGAGATCGATCGCCTGACCACCGCCGCCATCGAGGCATCGGCCCGCGCCCGCTACCGCCGCGCCCACTGA
- a CDS encoding helix-turn-helix transcriptional regulator — protein sequence MLSHRAIWDGIDGVAKRHGLSVSALAKLAGLDPTAFNPSKRVSKDGRERWPSTESISKILEATGEGFETFLSGTGAFLQPDAGALVPVRSVPLLGLAQAGAGGFFDSAGFPAGQGWDEVRLPSQEEGAYALEVHGDSMLPLYRDGDIIVVSPNAQLRRGDRVVVRTRDGEVMVKLLQRQTPKVLELHSVNPDHPNRTLDMGDVEWVARIVWASQ from the coding sequence CGTTTCCGCGCTGGCCAAGCTTGCCGGGCTCGATCCGACGGCGTTCAACCCGTCCAAGCGCGTGAGCAAGGACGGGCGCGAGCGCTGGCCCTCGACCGAAAGCATCTCCAAGATCCTGGAGGCGACGGGAGAGGGTTTCGAGACGTTCCTGTCGGGGACGGGCGCCTTCCTGCAACCGGATGCGGGCGCCCTCGTGCCGGTGCGCTCGGTGCCGCTACTGGGGCTGGCGCAGGCGGGCGCGGGCGGCTTTTTCGACAGCGCCGGCTTTCCGGCCGGACAGGGCTGGGACGAAGTGCGCCTGCCCTCCCAGGAAGAAGGCGCCTATGCGCTCGAGGTGCATGGGGATTCCATGCTGCCGCTCTACCGGGACGGAGACATCATCGTGGTCTCGCCCAATGCGCAGCTGCGCCGCGGCGACCGCGTGGTGGTGCGCACACGGGACGGCGAGGTGATGGTCAAGCTGCTCCAGCGCCAGACGCCCAAGGTGCTCGAACTGCACTCGGTCAACCCGGACCACCCCAACCGCACGCTCGACATGGGAGACGTGGAATGGGTGGCGCGGATCGTGTGGGCGAGCCAGTAA